Proteins encoded within one genomic window of Columba livia isolate bColLiv1 breed racing homer chromosome 1, bColLiv1.pat.W.v2, whole genome shotgun sequence:
- the WARS2 gene encoding tryptophan--tRNA ligase, mitochondrial isoform X2: MATPSGLIRALHRGTLRQNVVVDRIFSGIQPTGTPHLGNYLGAIQNWVNLQEECSSVLYSIMDMHSLTMPKEPAVLRQNILDTTAAILACGIDPKKCFLFRQSLVPEHAELAWILGCLTNVPRLLRLPQWKMKRASQNNEGTVGLLTYPVLQAADILLYKSTHVPVGEDQVLHLELAQDIAQHFNKKYGEFFPVPKAILSTTKKIKSLRDPTVKMSKSDPQKLATVNIADSPDEIVLKFRKAVTDFTSEVTYDPAGRPGVSNLVSIHAAVTGLSIKEVLHQSAGLDTAHYKMVVAESVIQKFAPIRNEIKKLQEDKSHLIKVLNEGAEKAKELAAPIYQEIRHLVGFQ; encoded by the exons AATGTGGTCGTGGATCGAATTTTCTCTGGTATTCAGCCAACTGGGACACCTCATCTGGGTAACTACCTCGGAGCCATTCAGAACTGGGTGAATCTGCAGGAAGAGTGCAGCTCTGTGTTGTATAGCATTATGGACATGCACTCTCTCACCATGCCCAAAGAGCCAGCTGTCCTGCGCCAGAACATACTGGACACCACTGCTGCCATCCTTGCCTGTGGTATTGACCCAAAGAAGTGTTTCCTGTTCCGACAGTCACTG GTTCCTGAGCATGCAGAACTTGCATGGATTCTTGGATGCTTAACTAATGTGCCACGTTTGCTACGCTTGCCCCAGTGGAAG ATGAAGCGTGCCAGCCAGAATAATGAAGGAACTGTTGGTTTGTTGACTTACCCTGTGCTTCAAGCAGCAGATATTTTGCTGTACAA GTCAACACATGTTCCCGTTGGAGAAGAtcaagtcctgcacctggaacTAGCCCAAGATATAGCACAACATTTCAACAAGAAATACGGAGAATTCTTTCCTGTGCCCAAAGCCATTTTAA gtacaacaaagaaaataaagtctcTCAGAGATCCAACAGTGAAGATGTCCAAGTCAGACCCACAGAAGTTAGCAACTGTTAACATAGCGGACAGCCCTGATGAAATAGTGCTGAAGTTCCGCAAAGCTGTCACTGACTTTACCTCTGAGGTGACTTATGATCCAGCTGGTCGCCCTGGTGTCTCCAATCTGGTGTCTATTCATGCTGCAGTAACGGGGCTTAGCATCAAAGAAGTGCTGCACCAATCTGCTGGTCTCGACACCGCTCACTACAAAATGGTGGTAGCAGAGTCAGTTATTCAAAAATTTGCACCTATCAGGAATGAAATCAAGAAACTCCAGGAAGACAAATCTCATCTGATAAAGGTTTTAAATGAAGGagcagagaaagccaaagaactgGCTGCCCCCATCTATCAAGAAATAAGACATCTGGTGGGATTTCAATAG
- the WARS2 gene encoding tryptophan--tRNA ligase, mitochondrial isoform X4, whose product MATPSGLIRALHRGTLRQVPEHAELAWILGCLTNVPRLLRLPQWKMKRASQNNEGTVGLLTYPVLQAADILLYKSTHVPVGEDQVLHLELAQDIAQHFNKKYGEFFPVPKAILSTTKKIKSLRDPTVKMSKSDPQKLATVNIADSPDEIVLKFRKAVTDFTSEVTYDPAGRPGVSNLVSIHAAVTGLSIKEVLHQSAGLDTAHYKMVVAESVIQKFAPIRNEIKKLQEDKSHLIKVLNEGAEKAKELAAPIYQEIRHLVGFQ is encoded by the exons GTTCCTGAGCATGCAGAACTTGCATGGATTCTTGGATGCTTAACTAATGTGCCACGTTTGCTACGCTTGCCCCAGTGGAAG ATGAAGCGTGCCAGCCAGAATAATGAAGGAACTGTTGGTTTGTTGACTTACCCTGTGCTTCAAGCAGCAGATATTTTGCTGTACAA GTCAACACATGTTCCCGTTGGAGAAGAtcaagtcctgcacctggaacTAGCCCAAGATATAGCACAACATTTCAACAAGAAATACGGAGAATTCTTTCCTGTGCCCAAAGCCATTTTAA gtacaacaaagaaaataaagtctcTCAGAGATCCAACAGTGAAGATGTCCAAGTCAGACCCACAGAAGTTAGCAACTGTTAACATAGCGGACAGCCCTGATGAAATAGTGCTGAAGTTCCGCAAAGCTGTCACTGACTTTACCTCTGAGGTGACTTATGATCCAGCTGGTCGCCCTGGTGTCTCCAATCTGGTGTCTATTCATGCTGCAGTAACGGGGCTTAGCATCAAAGAAGTGCTGCACCAATCTGCTGGTCTCGACACCGCTCACTACAAAATGGTGGTAGCAGAGTCAGTTATTCAAAAATTTGCACCTATCAGGAATGAAATCAAGAAACTCCAGGAAGACAAATCTCATCTGATAAAGGTTTTAAATGAAGGagcagagaaagccaaagaactgGCTGCCCCCATCTATCAAGAAATAAGACATCTGGTGGGATTTCAATAG
- the WARS2 gene encoding tryptophan--tRNA ligase, mitochondrial isoform X1, translating to MSCSQRHNEVDVPAAQQSLKNVVVDRIFSGIQPTGTPHLGNYLGAIQNWVNLQEECSSVLYSIMDMHSLTMPKEPAVLRQNILDTTAAILACGIDPKKCFLFRQSLVPEHAELAWILGCLTNVPRLLRLPQWKMKRASQNNEGTVGLLTYPVLQAADILLYKSTHVPVGEDQVLHLELAQDIAQHFNKKYGEFFPVPKAILSTTKKIKSLRDPTVKMSKSDPQKLATVNIADSPDEIVLKFRKAVTDFTSEVTYDPAGRPGVSNLVSIHAAVTGLSIKEVLHQSAGLDTAHYKMVVAESVIQKFAPIRNEIKKLQEDKSHLIKVLNEGAEKAKELAAPIYQEIRHLVGFQ from the exons AATGTGGTCGTGGATCGAATTTTCTCTGGTATTCAGCCAACTGGGACACCTCATCTGGGTAACTACCTCGGAGCCATTCAGAACTGGGTGAATCTGCAGGAAGAGTGCAGCTCTGTGTTGTATAGCATTATGGACATGCACTCTCTCACCATGCCCAAAGAGCCAGCTGTCCTGCGCCAGAACATACTGGACACCACTGCTGCCATCCTTGCCTGTGGTATTGACCCAAAGAAGTGTTTCCTGTTCCGACAGTCACTG GTTCCTGAGCATGCAGAACTTGCATGGATTCTTGGATGCTTAACTAATGTGCCACGTTTGCTACGCTTGCCCCAGTGGAAG ATGAAGCGTGCCAGCCAGAATAATGAAGGAACTGTTGGTTTGTTGACTTACCCTGTGCTTCAAGCAGCAGATATTTTGCTGTACAA GTCAACACATGTTCCCGTTGGAGAAGAtcaagtcctgcacctggaacTAGCCCAAGATATAGCACAACATTTCAACAAGAAATACGGAGAATTCTTTCCTGTGCCCAAAGCCATTTTAA gtacaacaaagaaaataaagtctcTCAGAGATCCAACAGTGAAGATGTCCAAGTCAGACCCACAGAAGTTAGCAACTGTTAACATAGCGGACAGCCCTGATGAAATAGTGCTGAAGTTCCGCAAAGCTGTCACTGACTTTACCTCTGAGGTGACTTATGATCCAGCTGGTCGCCCTGGTGTCTCCAATCTGGTGTCTATTCATGCTGCAGTAACGGGGCTTAGCATCAAAGAAGTGCTGCACCAATCTGCTGGTCTCGACACCGCTCACTACAAAATGGTGGTAGCAGAGTCAGTTATTCAAAAATTTGCACCTATCAGGAATGAAATCAAGAAACTCCAGGAAGACAAATCTCATCTGATAAAGGTTTTAAATGAAGGagcagagaaagccaaagaactgGCTGCCCCCATCTATCAAGAAATAAGACATCTGGTGGGATTTCAATAG
- the WARS2 gene encoding tryptophan--tRNA ligase, mitochondrial isoform X3, with product MDMHSLTMPKEPAVLRQNILDTTAAILACGIDPKKCFLFRQSLVPEHAELAWILGCLTNVPRLLRLPQWKMKRASQNNEGTVGLLTYPVLQAADILLYKSTHVPVGEDQVLHLELAQDIAQHFNKKYGEFFPVPKAILSTTKKIKSLRDPTVKMSKSDPQKLATVNIADSPDEIVLKFRKAVTDFTSEVTYDPAGRPGVSNLVSIHAAVTGLSIKEVLHQSAGLDTAHYKMVVAESVIQKFAPIRNEIKKLQEDKSHLIKVLNEGAEKAKELAAPIYQEIRHLVGFQ from the exons ATGGACATGCACTCTCTCACCATGCCCAAAGAGCCAGCTGTCCTGCGCCAGAACATACTGGACACCACTGCTGCCATCCTTGCCTGTGGTATTGACCCAAAGAAGTGTTTCCTGTTCCGACAGTCACTG GTTCCTGAGCATGCAGAACTTGCATGGATTCTTGGATGCTTAACTAATGTGCCACGTTTGCTACGCTTGCCCCAGTGGAAG ATGAAGCGTGCCAGCCAGAATAATGAAGGAACTGTTGGTTTGTTGACTTACCCTGTGCTTCAAGCAGCAGATATTTTGCTGTACAA GTCAACACATGTTCCCGTTGGAGAAGAtcaagtcctgcacctggaacTAGCCCAAGATATAGCACAACATTTCAACAAGAAATACGGAGAATTCTTTCCTGTGCCCAAAGCCATTTTAA gtacaacaaagaaaataaagtctcTCAGAGATCCAACAGTGAAGATGTCCAAGTCAGACCCACAGAAGTTAGCAACTGTTAACATAGCGGACAGCCCTGATGAAATAGTGCTGAAGTTCCGCAAAGCTGTCACTGACTTTACCTCTGAGGTGACTTATGATCCAGCTGGTCGCCCTGGTGTCTCCAATCTGGTGTCTATTCATGCTGCAGTAACGGGGCTTAGCATCAAAGAAGTGCTGCACCAATCTGCTGGTCTCGACACCGCTCACTACAAAATGGTGGTAGCAGAGTCAGTTATTCAAAAATTTGCACCTATCAGGAATGAAATCAAGAAACTCCAGGAAGACAAATCTCATCTGATAAAGGTTTTAAATGAAGGagcagagaaagccaaagaactgGCTGCCCCCATCTATCAAGAAATAAGACATCTGGTGGGATTTCAATAG